A stretch of the Musa acuminata AAA Group cultivar baxijiao chromosome BXJ2-7, Cavendish_Baxijiao_AAA, whole genome shotgun sequence genome encodes the following:
- the LOC135617843 gene encoding uncharacterized protein LOC135617843 codes for MLRSEPSGRQMIPHSATLRCLLVLSVAGAILGLGERLGAKECEDLGFTGLALCSDCNTLGEYVKDKELVSDCRKCCSEDSDDSLSKVTFSGAILEVCMRKLMFYPEVAAFIEEEKDEFSYVKFKYAYASPPKLIMLDSEGNEKETIRIDNWKREHIQQFLKEKVKPGVTVS; via the exons ATGCTCAGGAGCGAGCCTAGCGGGCGACAGATGATTCCACACTCCGCAACCCTGCGTTGTCTCCTCGTCCTTTCGGTCGCCGGCGCCATCCTTGGACTTGGAGAGCGCCTCGGGGCCAAGGAGTGCGAGGACTTGGGGTTCACGGGCCTCGCCCTCTGCTCCGATTGTAACACCCTCGGCGAGTACGTCAAGGATAAAG AATTGGTATCAGATTGTCGTAAATGTTGCTCAGAGGATTCCGACGATTCCTTAAGTAAG GTTACGTTCTCGGGTGCAATTTTAGAGGTATGCATGAGGAAGTTGATGTTCTATCCTGAAGTTGCAGCATTtatagaagaagagaaagatgaATTCTCATATGTCAAATTCAAATATGCTTATGCATCCCCACCGAAACTTATCATGCTGGACAGTGAGGGTAATGAAAAGGAAACCATAAG AATCGACAACTGGAAACGTGAACACATTCAGcaatttttaaaagaaaaagtGAAGCCTGGCGTAACTGTAAGCTGA
- the LOC135617842 gene encoding putative metallophosphoesterase At3g03305 isoform X1 gives MDVAKRWFLHLLAMVFVAILVLPVSRSSPESEAEGRTRKPGGNVIEVEGEPKSVVWVVQLSDLHFSVHHPERAYDLRRYVGPALAMINPSLVLITGDLTDGKSKDLLTMKQDEVEWIEYQNVLDNVIQRSGLNKEIFYDLRGNHDCFGVPKAGGAYDYYQKYSINARLRRDGNVQSITLQNGGWKHLFVGFDGTMETGLRGPTNLFGHPTNQLLANIDLELSQWDAESTITKIAFGHFPLSFSALTDDGQGLKDVFLKHSLSAYLCGHLHTKFGKNLKRHHQSNHPTKYYQFNIHQGFPTNMDEQSCSSTNSSKEFWEWEMGDWRWSRAMRILAIDSGHVSYVDLDFRLGSKETIILPTFPLDSRFMQRISSVHDFKCQPKRGSSYELIRTLIFSRTEIVLVSVKVYDTRPETPTVVLDSSMRKIEGNGSRGDLYVAPWNWRAFEDPSPSRYRLQIEAIDIFGKTSYSDSRPFSINGLTAQVSWTWREFFVMGCQWASIYWPAFWSALLFLTSLLLVPQVLLLCWKKNYSYEYVRPNFAGRSLREHLVDGAFLALMELPRMTVVWFGILMYLLYLLFFPWFFGHVFTERGIVAYMTYQGWFVPNFNKNTMLQYLGVPDVMVVVLPHLCFVVLPTILVIGAMAAERTTYRKYHLLLSGKKEDDSLEHNYGQTKNASSCDSNCIWRRRWIRKFLFLVTAVILWKHWKNCRALVRAYDMNPFLNSPIYCFMIPVLLMYAVYKTWSP, from the exons ATGGACGTGGCTAAACGGTGGTTCCTCCACCTCCTCGCCATGGTTTTCGTAGCAATATTGGTTCTTCCGGTCTCTCGATCCtcccccgagtccgaggccgagGGCCGGACGAGGAAGCCCGGGGGGAACGTGATCGAGGTGGAAGGGGAGCCCAAATCGGTGGTGTGGGTGGTGCAGCTCTCCGACCTCCACTTCAGCGTCCACCATCCGGAGAGGGCCTACGACCTCCGGCGCTACGTCGGCCCCGCCCTTGCTATGATTAATCCGTCCCTCGTCCTCATCACCGGCGACCTCACCG ATGGAAAAAGCAAAGATTTATTAACCATGAAACAAGATGAGGTAGAATGGATAGAGTACCAGAATGTTCTTGACAATGTCATTCAAAGAAGTGGACTTAACAAGGAAATCTTTTATGACCTCAGAGGGAATCATGATTGCTTTGGGGTACCAAAGGCTGGTGGTGCTTATGACTACTATCAAAAGTACAGTATAAATGCAAGATTAAGACGTGATGGCAACGTCCAAAGCATCACATTGCAG AATGGTGGATGGAAGCATCTTTTTGTTGGCTTTGATGGTACAATGGAAACTGGTCTTCGTGGCCCAACAAACTTGTTTGGGCATCCAACAAACCAATTACTTGCAAACATAGACTTGGAGCTTTCACAATGGGATGCTGAATCAACAATAACAAAAATTGCCTTTGGGCACTTCCCTTTGTCTTTTTCAGCATTAACAGATGATGGACAAGGTCTTAAAGATGTGTTCCTTAAGCACTCCTTGTCGGCTTATCTCTGTGGGCATCTTCATACGAAGTTTGGCAAGAACTTAAAACGACATCATCAATCAAATCATCCGACAAAGTATTATCAGTTCAACATTCATCAAGGATTTCCAACTAACATGGATGAACAGAGTTGTTCAAGTACTAATTCCAGCAAAGAATTTTGGGAATGGGAGATGGGCGACTGGAGATGGAGTAGAGCTATGAGAATATTGGCTATTGATTCTGGTCATGTatcatatgttgatttagatttcAGATTAGGGTCCAAGGAGACTATTATATTACCTACTTTTCCTTTGGACTCAAGGTTCATGCAAAGAATTTCATCTGTCCATGATTTCAAATGTCAGCCGAAGAGAGGCTCATCTTACGAGCTGATAAGAACCCTGATATTTTCAAGAACTGAGATTGTGTTAGTTTCAGTAAAGGTATATGATACACGGCCTGAAACTCCTACTGTGGTACTAGATTCTTCCATGAGAAAGATTGAAGGGAATGGATCTAGAGGAGACCTGTATGTTGCTCCATGGAACTGGAGAGCATTTGAAGACCCATCTCCTAGCCGCTATCGGCTGCAAATAGAAGCAATAGACATTTTTGGCAAAACTAGTTACAGTGACTCAAGGCCATTCTCTATTAATGGCCTCACTGCACAAGTTAGTTGGACATGGAGAGAGTTTTTCGTAATGGGTTGCCAGTGGGCCTCCATTTACTGGCCTGCTTTTTGGTCTGCCCTCTTGTTTCTGACCTCATTACTTCTTGTTCCACAAGTTTTACTTCTGTGCTGGAAGAAGAATTACTCATATGAGTATGTCAGACCTAATTTTGCTGGAAGGAGTCTGAGGGAACATTTAGTTGATGGCGCATTTTTGGCTTTGATGGAACTCCCTAGGATGACTGTAGTATGGTTTGGTATCCTTATGTATTTGCTTTACTTGTTATTCTTCCCTTGGTTCTTTGGACATGTTTTCACTGAAAGAGGCATTGTGGCTTATATGACTTATCAAGGTTGGTTTGTCCCAAATTTTAACAAAAACACTATGCTCCAGTATCTAGGGGTACCTGATGTCATGGTCGTGGTATTACCTCATCTTTGCTTTGTTGTTTTACCAACTATTTTAGTTATTGGAGCAATGGCTGCAGAACGAACAACATATCgaaagtaccatctcttgctctcagGGAAAAAGGAGGATGATTCTTTGGAACATAACTATGGGCAGACAAAGAATGCCAGTTCTTGTGATTCAAATTGCATATGGCGTCGACGCTGGATTAGaaagtttctttttcttgttaCTGCAGTCATTTTGTGGAAGCACTGGAAG AATTGCAGAGCCTTGGTCAGGGCGTATGACATGAACCCGTTTCTTAATTCCCCTATTTATTGCTTCATGATTCCAGTGCTGTTGATGTATGCCGTGTACAAGACTTGGTCGCCTTGA
- the LOC135617841 gene encoding uncharacterized protein LOC135617841 isoform X2 — MVGHFMVCVDGIIASAACFEPVNPGGSPQADGGAVEEGCSVSRTAIAGHKKKGGEMIECRICQEEGDECDMETPCACNGTLKFAHRKCIQKWCNKKGNITCEICNQVFAPNYSVPPSRPSPDVIAIDIRQSWGSRFDLRDSHFLAITAAEQELLNAEYEDYAAASASGIACCRTVALILMLLLLVRQIFNSSREVGLMQDISALFNVSLQFVGFFLPCYVIARSCYFIQSRRRRQV; from the exons ATGGTAGGGCATTTCATGGTCTGCGTCGACGGGATCATCGCCTCGGCGGCGTGCTTCGAGCCCGTGAATCCCGGCGGTTCTCCTCAGGCGGACGGCGGGGCGGTGGAGGAGGGGTGCTCGGTAAGCAGGACGGCCATCGCCGGTCACAAGAAGAAGGGAGGTGAGATGATCGAGTGCAGAATATGCCAGGAGGAAGGGGACGAGTGCGACATGGAAACCCCTTGCGCTTGTAATGGAACCCTCAAG TTTGCCCACAGGAAATGTATTCAGAAATGGTGCAATAAGAAAGGGAATATCACTTGTGAAATCTGCAACCAG GTTTTTGCCCCAAATTATTCTGTTCCCCCAAGCAGACCCAGTCCCGATGTAATTGCTATTGACATCAG GCAAAGTTGGGGTTCACGGTTTGATCTTCGTGATTCCCATTTTCTCGCCATAACTGCTGCAGAGCAGGAGTTACTAAATGCAGAATATGAGGATTATGCAGCTGCAAGTGCCAGTGGAATTGCCTGTTGCCGCACTGTTGCTTTAATT TTGATGCTTTTGTTGCTTGTTCGACAAATTTTTAATTCGTCGAGGGAAGTTGGACTGATGCAGGACATATCGGCATTGTTCAAT GTATCTCTCCAGTTCGTTGGCTTTTTCCTACCGTGCTATGTGATCGCACGTTCCTGCTACTTTATACAAAGCCGTAGGAGGCGGCAG GTCTAG
- the LOC135617842 gene encoding putative metallophosphoesterase At3g03305 isoform X2 produces MDVAKRWFLHLLAMVFVAILVLPVSRSSPESEAEGRTRKPGGNVIEVEGEPKSVVWVVQLSDLHFSVHHPERAYDLRRYVGPALAMINPSLVLITGDLTDGKSKDLLTMKQDEVEWIEYQNVLDNVIQRSGLNKEIFYDLRGNHDCFGVPKAGGAYDYYQKYSINARLRRDGNVQSITLQNGGWKHLFVGFDGTMETGLRGPTNLFGHPTNQLLANIDLELSQWDAESTITKIAFGHFPLSFSALTDDGQGLKDVFLKHSLSAYLCGHLHTKFGKNLKRHHQSNHPTKYYQFNIHQGFPTNMDEQSCSSTNSSKEFWEWEMGDWRWSRAMRILAIDSGHVSYVDLDFRLGSKETIILPTFPLDSRFMQRISSVHDFKCQPKRGSSYELIRTLIFSRTEIVLVSVKVYDTRPETPTVVLDSSMRKIEGNGSRGDLYVAPWNWRAFEDPSPSRYRLQIEAIDIFGKTSYSDSRPFSINGLTAQVSWTWREFFVMGCQWASIYWPAFWSALLFLTSLLLVPQVLLLCWKKNYSYEYVRPNFAGRSLREHLVDGAFLALMELPRMTVVWFGILMYLLYLLFFPWFFGHVFTERGIVAYMTYQGWFVPNFNKNTMLQYLGVPDVMVVGKRRMILWNITMGRQRMPVLVIQIAYGVDAGLESFFFLLLQSFCGSTGRIAEPWSGRMT; encoded by the exons ATGGACGTGGCTAAACGGTGGTTCCTCCACCTCCTCGCCATGGTTTTCGTAGCAATATTGGTTCTTCCGGTCTCTCGATCCtcccccgagtccgaggccgagGGCCGGACGAGGAAGCCCGGGGGGAACGTGATCGAGGTGGAAGGGGAGCCCAAATCGGTGGTGTGGGTGGTGCAGCTCTCCGACCTCCACTTCAGCGTCCACCATCCGGAGAGGGCCTACGACCTCCGGCGCTACGTCGGCCCCGCCCTTGCTATGATTAATCCGTCCCTCGTCCTCATCACCGGCGACCTCACCG ATGGAAAAAGCAAAGATTTATTAACCATGAAACAAGATGAGGTAGAATGGATAGAGTACCAGAATGTTCTTGACAATGTCATTCAAAGAAGTGGACTTAACAAGGAAATCTTTTATGACCTCAGAGGGAATCATGATTGCTTTGGGGTACCAAAGGCTGGTGGTGCTTATGACTACTATCAAAAGTACAGTATAAATGCAAGATTAAGACGTGATGGCAACGTCCAAAGCATCACATTGCAG AATGGTGGATGGAAGCATCTTTTTGTTGGCTTTGATGGTACAATGGAAACTGGTCTTCGTGGCCCAACAAACTTGTTTGGGCATCCAACAAACCAATTACTTGCAAACATAGACTTGGAGCTTTCACAATGGGATGCTGAATCAACAATAACAAAAATTGCCTTTGGGCACTTCCCTTTGTCTTTTTCAGCATTAACAGATGATGGACAAGGTCTTAAAGATGTGTTCCTTAAGCACTCCTTGTCGGCTTATCTCTGTGGGCATCTTCATACGAAGTTTGGCAAGAACTTAAAACGACATCATCAATCAAATCATCCGACAAAGTATTATCAGTTCAACATTCATCAAGGATTTCCAACTAACATGGATGAACAGAGTTGTTCAAGTACTAATTCCAGCAAAGAATTTTGGGAATGGGAGATGGGCGACTGGAGATGGAGTAGAGCTATGAGAATATTGGCTATTGATTCTGGTCATGTatcatatgttgatttagatttcAGATTAGGGTCCAAGGAGACTATTATATTACCTACTTTTCCTTTGGACTCAAGGTTCATGCAAAGAATTTCATCTGTCCATGATTTCAAATGTCAGCCGAAGAGAGGCTCATCTTACGAGCTGATAAGAACCCTGATATTTTCAAGAACTGAGATTGTGTTAGTTTCAGTAAAGGTATATGATACACGGCCTGAAACTCCTACTGTGGTACTAGATTCTTCCATGAGAAAGATTGAAGGGAATGGATCTAGAGGAGACCTGTATGTTGCTCCATGGAACTGGAGAGCATTTGAAGACCCATCTCCTAGCCGCTATCGGCTGCAAATAGAAGCAATAGACATTTTTGGCAAAACTAGTTACAGTGACTCAAGGCCATTCTCTATTAATGGCCTCACTGCACAAGTTAGTTGGACATGGAGAGAGTTTTTCGTAATGGGTTGCCAGTGGGCCTCCATTTACTGGCCTGCTTTTTGGTCTGCCCTCTTGTTTCTGACCTCATTACTTCTTGTTCCACAAGTTTTACTTCTGTGCTGGAAGAAGAATTACTCATATGAGTATGTCAGACCTAATTTTGCTGGAAGGAGTCTGAGGGAACATTTAGTTGATGGCGCATTTTTGGCTTTGATGGAACTCCCTAGGATGACTGTAGTATGGTTTGGTATCCTTATGTATTTGCTTTACTTGTTATTCTTCCCTTGGTTCTTTGGACATGTTTTCACTGAAAGAGGCATTGTGGCTTATATGACTTATCAAGGTTGGTTTGTCCCAAATTTTAACAAAAACACTATGCTCCAGTATCTAGGGGTACCTGATGTCATGGTCGTG GGAAAAAGGAGGATGATTCTTTGGAACATAACTATGGGCAGACAAAGAATGCCAGTTCTTGTGATTCAAATTGCATATGGCGTCGACGCTGGATTAGaaagtttctttttcttgttaCTGCAGTCATTTTGTGGAAGCACTGGAAG AATTGCAGAGCCTTGGTCAGGGCGTATGACATGA
- the LOC135617841 gene encoding uncharacterized protein LOC135617841 isoform X1: MVGHFMVCVDGIIASAACFEPVNPGGSPQADGGAVEEGCSVSRTAIAGHKKKGGEMIECRICQEEGDECDMETPCACNGTLKFAHRKCIQKWCNKKGNITCEICNQVFAPNYSVPPSRPSPDVIAIDIRQSWGSRFDLRDSHFLAITAAEQELLNAEYEDYAAASASGIACCRTVALILMLLLLVRQIFNSSREVGLMQDISALFNVRTFFYLLKYQCYVIELTANVSLNMKNHIAHFLFSPQLE, encoded by the exons ATGGTAGGGCATTTCATGGTCTGCGTCGACGGGATCATCGCCTCGGCGGCGTGCTTCGAGCCCGTGAATCCCGGCGGTTCTCCTCAGGCGGACGGCGGGGCGGTGGAGGAGGGGTGCTCGGTAAGCAGGACGGCCATCGCCGGTCACAAGAAGAAGGGAGGTGAGATGATCGAGTGCAGAATATGCCAGGAGGAAGGGGACGAGTGCGACATGGAAACCCCTTGCGCTTGTAATGGAACCCTCAAG TTTGCCCACAGGAAATGTATTCAGAAATGGTGCAATAAGAAAGGGAATATCACTTGTGAAATCTGCAACCAG GTTTTTGCCCCAAATTATTCTGTTCCCCCAAGCAGACCCAGTCCCGATGTAATTGCTATTGACATCAG GCAAAGTTGGGGTTCACGGTTTGATCTTCGTGATTCCCATTTTCTCGCCATAACTGCTGCAGAGCAGGAGTTACTAAATGCAGAATATGAGGATTATGCAGCTGCAAGTGCCAGTGGAATTGCCTGTTGCCGCACTGTTGCTTTAATT TTGATGCTTTTGTTGCTTGTTCGACAAATTTTTAATTCGTCGAGGGAAGTTGGACTGATGCAGGACATATCGGCATTGTTCAATGTAAGAACTTTTTTCTATCTTTTGAAATATCAATGTTATGTTATAGAACTTACTGCCAACGTGTCTCTTAACATGAAGAATCACATTGCTCACTTCCTTTTTTCCCCCCAACTAGAATAA